Genomic DNA from Turicibacter faecis:
CACCAATCAAAGGGAAGGTGTTCAGATTGTGAGGCATTACTTTCCTACGCCCACCAACGCTTGAATTTTTGTAAATTTCAAGATGAGAAGACGACGTGTCAGAAATGTCCAATTCACTGTTATAAAAAGAAAATGCGACAACAGATTAAAGAAGTTATGCGTTTTTCAGGACCGCGCGTGTTGTTTTATTCACCGGTGGAGTTTTTTAAACATTTACTAGATAAATAGGGAGGTAGAGTGAATGAAGAAATTAGTAAAGGGATTATTCGTGATGGGTGGGTTTGTTTGTGTTGGTCTTGGAATCCTCGGTATTTTGTTACCTATTTTACCAACCACCCCATTTCTGCTATTAGCCTCCGTTTGTTTTGTGAAGGGGTCGACGCGATTCGATAATTGGTTTCAATCGACGTCCCTTT
This window encodes:
- a CDS encoding nitrous oxide-stimulated promoter family protein — its product is MAKGRIEREKRVIELMINVYCHKKHQHQSKGRCSDCEALLSYAHQRLNFCKFQDEKTTCQKCPIHCYKKKMRQQIKEVMRFSGPRVLFYSPVEFFKHLLDK